A single Micromonospora luteifusca DNA region contains:
- a CDS encoding NAD(P)/FAD-dependent oxidoreductase yields MKHRIVVLGAGYAGAIAAGRLAKRLHPEDTEITVVNADADFVERVRMHQLATGQHLKPRPLTDVYAGTGVEVRQARVTAVDVDRRTVALVAEHGTGEIGYDTLVYALGSAAANHGVPGVVEHAYDIAGRPSALRLRDRLDQLAAGGTVLVVGGGLTGLEAVTEIAEARPDLDVAIAARGGLGDWLNEKAQRHLRGVCDRLGITVHEHADIARVEATGAVTVDGRVLPAQVTVWTAGFAVHPIAAATSLTVAPTGQIVVDATMRSVSHPEVYAVGDAALAEGPGGKPLRMSCATGGPMAWQAADAIAARLTGRKIPKTGLRYFNQCISLGRRDGIIQYVTADDRAKPSLLTGRLAARYKEIVCTGAAWGVSHPTMYPVRRHHIAATRAEILTAVS; encoded by the coding sequence ATGAAGCACCGCATCGTCGTCCTCGGGGCCGGATACGCCGGAGCGATCGCCGCCGGGCGCCTCGCCAAGCGGCTGCACCCCGAGGACACGGAGATCACCGTCGTCAACGCCGACGCCGATTTCGTCGAGCGGGTCCGTATGCACCAGCTCGCCACCGGCCAGCACCTCAAGCCCCGGCCCCTGACCGATGTCTACGCGGGCACCGGCGTCGAGGTCCGCCAGGCCCGGGTCACCGCCGTCGACGTCGACCGCAGGACCGTCGCGCTCGTCGCCGAGCACGGCACCGGCGAGATCGGGTACGACACGCTCGTCTACGCCCTCGGCAGCGCGGCCGCGAACCACGGGGTCCCCGGCGTCGTCGAGCACGCGTACGACATCGCCGGCAGGCCCTCGGCGTTGCGGTTGCGCGACCGCCTCGACCAGCTCGCGGCCGGTGGGACGGTGCTCGTCGTCGGCGGGGGTCTCACCGGCCTCGAAGCGGTCACCGAGATCGCGGAGGCCCGGCCGGACCTCGACGTGGCGATCGCCGCCCGTGGTGGCCTCGGTGACTGGCTGAACGAGAAGGCGCAGCGGCATCTGCGCGGAGTCTGCGACCGACTTGGCATCACCGTGCACGAGCACGCCGACATCGCGCGAGTCGAGGCCACCGGCGCGGTCACCGTCGACGGCCGGGTGCTCCCGGCCCAGGTGACCGTCTGGACGGCCGGCTTCGCCGTCCATCCCATCGCCGCCGCCACGAGCCTGACCGTCGCACCGACCGGGCAGATCGTCGTCGACGCCACCATGCGGTCGGTCTCACACCCCGAGGTGTACGCCGTCGGCGACGCCGCGCTGGCGGAAGGGCCGGGCGGCAAGCCCCTGCGGATGTCCTGCGCCACGGGGGGCCCGATGGCCTGGCAGGCCGCCGACGCCATCGCCGCCCGTCTGACCGGTCGGAAGATCCCCAAAACTGGGCTGCGCTACTTCAACCAGTGCATCAGCCTCGGTCGCCGCGACGGCATCATCCAGTACGTGACCGCCGACGATCGTGCCAAGCCATCCCTCCTCACCGGGCGGCTGGCGGCCCGCTACAAGGAGATCGTCTGCACCGGCGCGGCCTGGGGGGTCTCCCACCCGACGATGTACCCGGTGCGCCGCCACCACATCGCGGCGACGCGAGCGGAGATCCTCACCGCCGTTTCGTGA
- a CDS encoding ABC transporter permease subunit, which produces MIWMTWRQFRTPALTTGALLLVLMGGLALTWADVTELAAQTGYTGCQGDACRAAGDAFLQALQPKWANEFHIVAIAALYLLPALVGIFWGAPLVARELESGTYRMVFSQSVSRVRWLLVKLVVGGGAAALGAGLLSLMLTRWAQPIDGASADRMNPLVFAARGVVPVGYAALAFLVGVTTGLLLRRTLAAMAVTLLVIASLQITAPFVVRPWLAQPVSTVSPLDVDGRYGISMSPDTGRMTLHVEPDRRGDWVMSSTAITSTGTEFSGPADMTQCGPTAARHRETCPRWLEKQNLSLKVTYVPGSKFWTLQWREFGVLFTLAATLSLFSLWWIRRRLV; this is translated from the coding sequence ATGATCTGGATGACCTGGCGGCAGTTCCGGACCCCGGCCCTGACCACCGGCGCCCTGTTGCTCGTGCTCATGGGTGGCCTGGCGCTGACCTGGGCGGACGTGACGGAACTCGCCGCGCAGACCGGATACACCGGCTGCCAGGGCGATGCCTGCCGCGCCGCAGGCGACGCGTTTCTCCAAGCGCTGCAACCGAAGTGGGCGAACGAGTTCCACATCGTCGCCATCGCAGCCCTGTACCTGCTGCCCGCCCTGGTAGGCATCTTCTGGGGCGCGCCGCTGGTGGCCCGGGAGCTGGAGTCCGGCACGTACCGAATGGTCTTCAGCCAGTCCGTCAGCCGTGTCCGCTGGCTGCTGGTCAAGCTGGTGGTCGGCGGTGGGGCCGCAGCGCTCGGCGCCGGCCTGCTCAGCCTGATGCTCACCAGGTGGGCGCAGCCGATCGACGGGGCCTCGGCGGACCGGATGAACCCGCTGGTGTTCGCGGCCCGGGGGGTCGTGCCGGTCGGCTACGCGGCGCTGGCCTTCCTGGTGGGCGTCACCACCGGGCTGCTGCTGCGGCGGACCCTCGCCGCGATGGCGGTGACCCTGCTCGTGATCGCCAGCCTCCAGATCACCGCGCCATTCGTGGTGCGCCCCTGGTTGGCCCAACCGGTCAGCACGGTCAGCCCGCTGGATGTGGACGGGAGGTACGGGATCTCGATGAGCCCCGACACCGGGCGGATGACGCTCCACGTCGAGCCGGACCGCCGGGGTGACTGGGTCATGTCGAGCACCGCGATCACCTCGACTGGAACCGAATTCAGTGGGCCGGCCGACATGACCCAGTGTGGTCCGACGGCCGCCCGCCACCGCGAGACGTGCCCGAGATGGCTGGAGAAACAGAACCTCAGCCTGAAGGTGACCTACGTGCCCGGCTCCAAGTTCTGGACCCTGCAGTGGCGGGAGTTCGGCGTGCTGTTCACGCTGGCCGCCACACTGTCCCTGTTCTCTCTCTGGTGGATCCGACGCCGGCTGGTCTGA
- a CDS encoding arabinofuranosidase catalytic domain-containing protein, whose amino-acid sequence MFRPPTARAHHGRLATRAVIALSLVGTSLALALPAQANEPAAPARPQGPCDIYAAGSTPCVTAHSTTRALSASYNGPLYQVLRTSDQAVKDVGIVAPSAGPVPDAGGYADAAAQDAFCASTLCLITVVYDQSGKGNHLYQAPPGTFRGQEVGGYNTLSIADMAPVTVSGHKAYGVYIMPGMGYRNNDASYLAKDDEPQGIYMVFDGTHFDSGCCFNYGNTSTNSRAVGTGTMDTVYFGTATAWGKGRGPGPWIMSDMEAGLFSGYNAGVNEADPTIDSWRFVTGSVNGGGGNQWDLRGGNAQDGTLSTFYSGPRPGSLTNSTYFPMHRRGAVQLGNGGDNGNGSAGTFYEGVMTAGYPTDASVQAVQANIVAAKYEVQRLSLSRATTFTPGSTQSVTETFTNTTGSRATDVELSLATPNGWKAVVSGTSNTSTTISAVEPGASVQATFTVTAASTIGAGYLSGKAGWTSPTLGGGQSTSIAQAVRNVLPVKINEVRFRTSSNATDQFIELYNPTGVGIDISNWTLTNTPGQSAATLLATIPASTTLAAGGTYLLGLSGSGLAAPASPGATTINVRSTTGFAVGQQIDIDAGSGRETRVVQALGTAATAPTTLFVPVTTGPWLTIPAGSTNVPVTSAAGFAVGEKVAIDSAANYELATVTEVGKAATQTTLSAAAAAGASNIKVGANANMTVGDKLTIDAGEYKEVVTVAEIGTTGVNGTGITLTAPLQFNHRSAVDVSDRGTGISFSPATSRAHSSGVSVQALGSGITLDTAVNSGHPLGAAIVNPQVTTAGYQGSPRPEQWFGGALSVSAGSIALRDATGAVVIDAMVYGSQQSSSSGNGTIASPELAVMEADQGGGGCIVVVAGSAAGPGRSNTRAPDGKDADSLCRDFVTSTAPSPGVAKPVVTATAAPVNWGTAATVTVTVSAGGKPALGTVELREGDTARGTATLSANGATFSLPAGLAAGNHELTALYSGSDTLSAAQGTVTLTVNLPPLWTSTKIYNTGDKVSLDGKVYLASWWTQNQKPGDPNGPWQELALTEDGRTIWTASRIFNAGDQVSYSGHSYEGKWWTRNQAPGNPYGPWKLLS is encoded by the coding sequence ATGTTCAGACCCCCCACCGCCCGCGCCCACCACGGAAGACTCGCCACTCGTGCAGTGATCGCGCTATCGCTTGTCGGCACCTCACTTGCGTTGGCGCTGCCAGCGCAGGCGAACGAGCCGGCGGCTCCAGCCAGACCGCAAGGCCCTTGTGACATCTATGCCGCCGGTTCCACCCCGTGCGTGACCGCCCACAGCACCACACGAGCGCTCTCCGCCTCGTATAACGGCCCGCTCTACCAGGTCCTGCGCACATCGGACCAGGCGGTCAAAGATGTCGGCATCGTCGCACCATCCGCTGGGCCGGTTCCGGACGCGGGCGGATACGCCGACGCCGCCGCGCAGGACGCATTCTGTGCCAGCACGCTCTGTCTGATTACAGTCGTCTACGACCAGTCCGGCAAGGGTAACCACCTTTACCAGGCGCCACCGGGAACGTTCCGGGGCCAGGAGGTGGGGGGCTATAACACGCTTTCGATCGCCGACATGGCCCCGGTGACTGTGAGCGGCCACAAGGCCTACGGCGTCTACATCATGCCGGGCATGGGGTATCGCAACAACGACGCCTCCTACCTCGCGAAGGACGACGAGCCGCAGGGGATCTACATGGTCTTCGACGGCACACACTTCGACAGCGGCTGCTGCTTCAACTACGGCAACACCTCGACCAACAGCCGTGCCGTGGGAACGGGCACCATGGACACCGTCTACTTCGGCACCGCTACCGCCTGGGGGAAGGGCCGCGGCCCCGGCCCCTGGATCATGTCCGACATGGAGGCCGGGCTGTTCTCCGGCTACAACGCTGGCGTGAACGAGGCGGATCCAACCATCGACTCGTGGCGGTTCGTGACCGGATCGGTAAACGGCGGTGGCGGGAATCAATGGGATCTGAGAGGTGGCAACGCGCAGGACGGCACCCTCTCAACCTTCTACAGTGGACCTCGCCCCGGCTCGCTGACCAACAGCACCTACTTCCCGATGCACCGCAGAGGTGCTGTTCAGCTGGGCAATGGCGGCGACAACGGTAACGGCTCAGCCGGTACTTTCTACGAAGGCGTGATGACGGCCGGATACCCGACGGACGCCAGCGTGCAGGCGGTTCAGGCCAACATCGTCGCGGCGAAGTACGAGGTACAGCGGCTGAGCCTTTCGCGGGCCACGACCTTCACACCGGGCTCGACACAGAGTGTCACCGAGACGTTCACGAACACCACCGGCTCACGTGCGACTGACGTCGAGCTGAGCCTTGCCACGCCCAACGGGTGGAAGGCCGTCGTGTCAGGCACCAGCAACACGTCGACGACGATCTCCGCAGTTGAGCCCGGCGCGAGCGTACAGGCGACCTTTACGGTCACCGCGGCGTCAACGATCGGTGCGGGCTACCTGAGTGGCAAGGCGGGGTGGACCAGTCCGACACTTGGCGGGGGCCAGTCGACGTCGATCGCCCAGGCCGTCCGCAACGTACTCCCTGTAAAGATCAACGAGGTCCGGTTCCGGACCAGTAGCAATGCCACCGACCAGTTCATCGAGCTCTACAACCCCACGGGTGTCGGTATCGACATCTCGAACTGGACTCTGACCAACACGCCGGGCCAGTCGGCTGCGACCCTGCTCGCGACGATCCCAGCCTCGACGACGCTCGCGGCCGGCGGCACCTACCTGCTTGGTCTGTCCGGTTCGGGGCTGGCGGCCCCGGCGAGCCCGGGCGCGACCACGATCAACGTCCGAAGCACCACCGGTTTCGCCGTCGGCCAGCAGATCGACATAGACGCCGGCTCGGGCCGGGAGACCCGCGTTGTCCAGGCACTCGGGACCGCGGCCACCGCCCCGACGACGCTGTTCGTGCCCGTCACTACCGGGCCGTGGCTGACGATTCCCGCAGGCTCGACCAATGTGCCGGTCACGAGTGCGGCAGGCTTCGCGGTGGGAGAGAAGGTTGCCATCGACTCCGCCGCCAACTACGAGCTGGCCACGGTGACCGAGGTTGGCAAGGCGGCCACGCAAACGACCCTGTCGGCAGCGGCGGCCGCGGGCGCGTCCAACATCAAGGTCGGGGCCAATGCCAACATGACGGTCGGTGACAAGCTGACGATCGACGCCGGAGAATACAAGGAGGTCGTCACGGTCGCCGAGATCGGCACCACCGGGGTGAACGGAACCGGTATCACTCTGACCGCCCCGCTTCAGTTCAACCACCGCTCGGCCGTCGACGTGTCCGATCGGGGCACCGGCATCAGCTTCTCGCCGGCCACGAGCCGAGCGCATTCGAGCGGAGTGTCGGTTCAGGCGCTCGGCAGCGGCATCACACTCGACACCGCCGTGAACAGCGGCCACCCACTCGGCGCAGCCATCGTGAACCCGCAGGTCACCACGGCGGGATACCAGGGGTCGCCAAGGCCTGAACAGTGGTTCGGAGGCGCTCTGTCCGTCAGTGCCGGCTCGATCGCGCTGCGGGACGCCACCGGCGCGGTGGTCATCGACGCGATGGTCTACGGCTCTCAGCAGAGCAGTTCGAGCGGGAACGGGACCATCGCCAGCCCAGAGCTAGCGGTGATGGAGGCCGACCAGGGCGGCGGAGGCTGCATCGTGGTGGTCGCGGGCTCCGCCGCCGGGCCTGGACGCAGCAACACCCGCGCCCCCGACGGCAAAGATGCCGACAGCCTTTGCCGCGACTTCGTCACCTCCACCGCGCCATCGCCGGGGGTGGCCAAGCCGGTGGTGACCGCGACGGCCGCCCCGGTGAACTGGGGCACCGCCGCGACAGTGACCGTGACCGTGAGTGCCGGCGGCAAGCCTGCCCTCGGCACGGTCGAACTGCGGGAGGGCGACACCGCCCGCGGCACGGCGACTCTCTCCGCCAACGGTGCGACGTTCTCGCTCCCTGCCGGTCTGGCGGCCGGCAACCACGAGCTCACTGCGCTCTACTCGGGCAGCGACACGCTCAGCGCGGCCCAGGGCACCGTAACGCTGACGGTGAACCTGCCGCCCCTGTGGACCTCAACGAAGATTTACAACACGGGCGACAAGGTCAGCCTCGACGGCAAGGTGTACCTGGCGTCCTGGTGGACCCAGAACCAGAAGCCAGGTGACCCGAACGGTCCGTGGCAGGAACTGGCCCTTACCGAGGACGGCCGGACGATCTGGACTGCGTCGCGCATCTTCAACGCCGGCGACCAGGTTTCGTACTCCGGTCATTCCTACGAGGGCAAGTGGTGGACACGCAACCAGGCTCCCGGTAACCCCTACGGACCCTGGAAGCTCCTGAGCTAG
- a CDS encoding flavin reductase family protein produces MHVVPGIKVLYFGTPVVLISSRNPNGTANLAPMSSAWWLGQFAMLGLGNSGQTTANLLRERECVLNLPSSAMVDAVDRVALTTGRADVPESKVRQGYRYEPDKFGVAGLTQQASELVRAPRVAECPVQLECRVVAAHPFAGASVQATAFQVEVLRAYVEEELVIPGTSYVDPLRWDPLMMKFCEFFGGGSNVHPSRLAEGWNMPHQLQPTSR; encoded by the coding sequence ATGCACGTGGTACCCGGCATCAAGGTGCTCTACTTCGGGACTCCGGTGGTGCTGATCAGCTCACGCAACCCAAACGGCACGGCGAACCTCGCGCCAATGTCGTCGGCCTGGTGGCTGGGCCAGTTCGCCATGCTCGGTCTCGGCAACAGCGGCCAGACGACGGCAAACCTGCTGCGCGAACGGGAGTGCGTCCTCAACCTGCCGTCCTCGGCGATGGTCGACGCCGTCGACCGGGTCGCGCTTACCACCGGCAGGGCGGACGTGCCGGAGAGCAAGGTCCGGCAAGGCTACCGGTACGAGCCAGACAAGTTCGGCGTCGCCGGTCTGACTCAGCAGGCGTCGGAACTGGTTCGCGCACCCCGGGTCGCGGAGTGTCCGGTCCAGCTCGAATGTCGGGTCGTCGCGGCTCATCCATTCGCCGGGGCCTCTGTCCAGGCCACCGCCTTCCAGGTCGAGGTACTGCGCGCGTACGTCGAGGAGGAGTTGGTCATCCCGGGGACGAGCTACGTGGACCCACTGCGCTGGGACCCGCTGATGATGAAGTTCTGCGAGTTCTTCGGCGGCGGGTCCAACGTGCACCCGTCGCGACTGGCCGAGGGCTGGAACATGCCCCACCAGCTCCAGCCGACGTCGCGCTGA
- a CDS encoding phosphotransferase enzyme family protein — protein sequence MQASEFQHAVAAARSIAASVDLTVDDAVVLQNSNKLTLRLLPCDVLARVAPAANHVAHTEIELAQRLTESGSPVAALEPRVEPRVYERDGFVVTLWTYYESATHREVSPADYADALGRLHTGMRNLDVPAPHFTDRVERAQQLVASRDRTPALADADRELLGNTLRSLRRVIGQRDGAEQLLHGEPHPGNVLATRNGLLFIDLETCCRGPVEFDLAHAPEEVGEHYPGADQGLLRECRILVLAMITTWRWDRDDQLPNGRRLGTEWLSQIRAALDRDGLGIRS from the coding sequence ATGCAGGCGTCGGAGTTCCAGCACGCGGTGGCCGCCGCCAGGTCGATCGCCGCATCGGTTGACCTGACGGTCGACGACGCTGTCGTTCTTCAGAACTCGAACAAGCTGACTCTGCGTCTGCTGCCGTGTGACGTCCTGGCCCGGGTGGCACCTGCAGCGAACCATGTCGCACACACCGAGATTGAGCTGGCGCAACGGCTCACCGAATCCGGCAGCCCGGTAGCTGCTCTTGAGCCTCGGGTGGAGCCACGTGTCTACGAGCGTGACGGGTTCGTGGTCACGCTGTGGACCTACTACGAATCCGCGACGCATCGAGAGGTCTCACCAGCCGACTACGCCGATGCGCTCGGGCGGCTGCATACCGGCATGCGCAATCTCGATGTCCCCGCGCCGCACTTCACCGATCGAGTCGAGCGGGCCCAGCAACTCGTGGCAAGCCGCGACCGCACCCCGGCCCTCGCCGACGCGGACCGGGAACTCCTCGGCAACACCTTACGAAGCCTGCGGCGAGTGATCGGCCAGCGTGACGGGGCCGAGCAGCTACTGCACGGCGAGCCGCACCCGGGCAACGTGCTCGCCACGAGGAACGGGCTGCTGTTCATAGACCTCGAGACGTGCTGCCGTGGGCCGGTCGAGTTCGACCTCGCCCATGCGCCCGAAGAAGTCGGCGAGCACTATCCGGGTGCCGATCAGGGCCTGTTACGCGAATGCCGGATCCTCGTGCTGGCGATGATCACAACGTGGCGTTGGGATCGAGACGACCAACTCCCCAACGGGCGCCGGCTGGGCACCGAGTGGCTCAGCCAGATCCGAGCAGCGCTCGACCGCGACGGCCTGGGTATCCGAAGCTGA
- the sigJ gene encoding RNA polymerase sigma factor SigJ, which yields MVLSLDEVELFERSRARLEAIAYRLLGSASDAEDAVQDTFLRWQAADRERVETPEAWLTKVLTNLCLNQLTSARARRETYVGAWLPEPVLAGDRMLGPVDTAVQRESVSMAVLTLMERLSTNERAVYVLREAFGYSHGEIADFLDITESNCQQIFRRAKQHVASGRPRAAVDEAAARKIAAEFLTAATSGEIQPLIELLTDNVTSTGDTAGTIPTRSTPVVGALAVARFLRGLFKPTDVKRNLVGGSLAFYADVVNGGPAVVLVINGQVFGVICLEVTPEGVAAIHSQANPDKLVRATRQWAAAEHGEPLLDGW from the coding sequence ATGGTGCTCAGTCTGGACGAGGTCGAGCTGTTCGAACGCTCCCGGGCGCGCCTAGAGGCGATCGCCTATCGCCTGCTGGGCTCGGCGAGTGACGCGGAGGACGCGGTTCAGGACACGTTCCTGCGCTGGCAGGCCGCCGACCGGGAGCGCGTCGAGACGCCCGAGGCGTGGTTGACGAAGGTGCTCACCAACCTGTGCCTCAACCAGCTCACCTCGGCGCGGGCCAGGCGGGAGACCTATGTGGGCGCCTGGCTGCCCGAGCCGGTCCTCGCCGGGGACCGAATGCTCGGCCCGGTCGACACCGCCGTGCAGCGCGAATCGGTGTCGATGGCGGTGCTCACCCTGATGGAGCGACTGTCGACCAACGAACGTGCGGTGTACGTGCTGCGCGAGGCATTCGGCTACTCGCACGGCGAGATCGCCGACTTCCTCGACATCACCGAGTCGAACTGCCAGCAGATCTTCCGACGCGCCAAGCAGCACGTCGCTTCGGGCCGGCCCCGCGCGGCGGTGGACGAAGCCGCCGCGCGGAAGATCGCCGCGGAGTTCCTCACCGCGGCCACCAGCGGCGAGATCCAGCCGTTGATCGAGTTGCTGACCGACAACGTGACGAGCACCGGCGACACCGCCGGCACGATCCCGACCCGGTCCACGCCGGTCGTTGGCGCACTGGCGGTGGCGAGGTTCCTGCGCGGGCTGTTCAAGCCCACCGACGTCAAGCGGAACCTCGTGGGCGGCAGCCTCGCCTTCTACGCCGACGTCGTCAACGGCGGTCCCGCCGTGGTGCTCGTGATCAACGGCCAGGTCTTCGGCGTCATCTGCCTGGAGGTGACGCCGGAGGGTGTCGCGGCAATCCACAGCCAGGCCAACCCCGACAAACTCGTCCGCGCCACGCGCCAGTGGGCCGCCGCCGAGCATGGGGAGCCTCTACTCGACGGCTGGTGA
- a CDS encoding FAD-dependent oxidoreductase → MLAETDVVIVGGGLAGLAAARRLHRAGVPWRLLEASGRLGGRIATDVVDGYLIDRGFQVLNTAYPQLGTLLDTDRLNLGYFTSGVLVRKGDDLLRLVNPRREPAGGPRTALAGVGTLLDRFRFAALATGCATLPTSRLLTAPETSAETALRRAGLSDAFIEELLRPFLSGVFIEKELATSSHVLAMVLRSFARGRIGLPAEGMAALPRAIADPLPADLLDLDTPVAEVTPGRVRTQAGDIRCRAVVVAVDPPAASALLPALATVRMHSYTTYYHSTAEPPLTEPILLVDGDRREIVANTVVLSNAAATYAPAGRHLVATSVVGPTPPPEPTIRAELTRLYGQSTADWTHLTTVAVPNALPAAPPPQGLLRKAVSLGDGLFVAGDHRDSPSIQGALASGWRSAGAVLDVLRAG, encoded by the coding sequence ATGCTGGCTGAGACCGACGTGGTCATCGTCGGCGGCGGCCTGGCCGGCCTCGCCGCGGCCCGCCGGCTGCACCGTGCCGGCGTGCCCTGGCGGCTGCTGGAGGCCAGCGGCCGGCTCGGCGGGCGGATCGCCACCGACGTCGTCGACGGCTACCTCATCGACCGGGGCTTCCAGGTCCTCAACACCGCCTACCCCCAACTCGGCACGCTGCTCGACACCGACCGACTCAACCTCGGCTACTTCACCTCCGGAGTCCTGGTGCGCAAGGGCGACGACCTGCTGCGGCTGGTCAACCCGAGACGCGAGCCGGCCGGCGGCCCGCGCACCGCGCTCGCCGGAGTCGGCACCCTGCTCGACCGGTTCCGCTTCGCCGCGCTCGCGACCGGCTGCGCGACCCTGCCCACGTCCCGGCTGCTCACCGCACCGGAAACCAGCGCCGAGACGGCGTTGCGCCGGGCCGGCCTCTCCGACGCGTTCATCGAGGAGCTGCTACGGCCATTCCTGTCCGGCGTGTTCATCGAGAAGGAGTTGGCCACCTCCAGCCACGTACTGGCGATGGTGTTGCGCTCCTTCGCCCGCGGCCGGATCGGCCTGCCCGCCGAGGGCATGGCCGCGCTGCCGCGCGCCATCGCCGACCCGCTGCCAGCCGACCTGCTCGACCTGGACACCCCGGTCGCGGAGGTCACCCCCGGCCGGGTCCGCACCCAGGCCGGCGACATCCGCTGCCGGGCCGTCGTGGTCGCCGTCGACCCGCCCGCCGCGTCCGCGCTGCTGCCGGCCCTGGCGACGGTACGCATGCACAGCTACACCACCTACTACCACAGCACAGCCGAGCCGCCGCTTACCGAGCCGATCCTGCTCGTCGACGGCGACCGGCGGGAGATCGTGGCCAACACGGTGGTGCTCAGCAACGCCGCCGCGACGTACGCGCCCGCCGGACGGCACCTCGTGGCCACCTCGGTGGTCGGTCCGACGCCCCCGCCCGAGCCGACCATACGGGCCGAGTTGACCCGGCTGTACGGCCAGTCCACCGCCGACTGGACCCACCTCACCACCGTGGCCGTCCCGAACGCGCTGCCCGCCGCGCCGCCACCGCAGGGGCTGCTGCGTAAGGCCGTGTCGTTGGGGGACGGCCTGTTCGTGGCCGGTGACCACCGGGACAGCCCATCCATCCAGGGCGCACTTGCCAGCGGGTGGCGCAGCGCCGGCGCGGTCCTGGACGTGTTGCGCGCCGGCTGA